The Palaemon carinicauda isolate YSFRI2023 chromosome 38, ASM3689809v2, whole genome shotgun sequence genomic interval CGACACAGGTCCTCATGtatctcgaccgcctgcaacagttGGTGCCTGAGTGCCCAAAGGATCGTCCCATCTCGCGCCTTGAACTCATTCAAGCCGTCATTGACTACATATGTGATCTGGAGGACAAACTGGCGCTCCCACTCGACGTCCAGGAGGACAACGAGATCGGTGATGACTCCGTCTTTGAGGATAACGCTGACGGCAGTAAACCTTAACATCTCCCTTTCAACgccaccaaagttttttttttttttaattattattattattaatataaggtgTTCAGGCCCTATAACGTCTGGGGCGGAAGTCttggcaagaaacaaaaaaaagagaaGGGCCGAAATCAGACCTTTTCACCCACCCCAACCTCCAAATTCCAGCTGGCCCTTCCAGGTGTGCGTGTAGTGATCACAGATGACCTCGAAAGGTGACCAATTGTAGCCCGAGACAGTAAAATGCAGCGGTTTAGAAAGAAACCAAAACATGTGGCGAAGAATCCTTGACGGAGATGTGGAAACGAACTCTATATAGTCAGAGGAAGTGACATCACACCAACCAGCTGGCCTTTTCTCGAAGATCCCAAGAAACTGGATATAGCTACCTATCCCACGCCCGGCATTTCAGCGGCACACCCGTAGGTCCTTTTGCTTATTTGCGCTCTTTGATGATCAGTTTATATTTAATCTAATACGTCTTGTTAAATCGTATATGATGTAGATTATCTTCCATAAGTTAGAATTTGATTGTACATTGTATGATGCATTATTTTCAGTAATTATTCACATCTTGCCCATTTATGTAAAATTCTTAAATGCCTTTGAAAAATTCTATAATTTAAAATATTCTATCAAAGACTAAATTCTACAAGACTAATGTTTATTCTGTAGATATTTCATAACAAGTTCATACTTTTCGTTTGTGATATTGATAAGAAAAGAATACAATAGAAAGAAACAATTTGGCACATGAAATATTTAGATTATCGTTTTTATCGACTTATACCTATTGATATCACGATACCTTATCTAATTGTAAATGATAAGTAATAGGTACTAATTTACTGATTCTGAGTAACAATGTCTTCTCTCCACTTCCAGGTGTTGGCAATGAATCTGATTTCTTCACTTGATTATGAAAATCGATGTTTGAGGAAGAAAAAGAGTGTCATTTGGGATCGCCCCAAGACCTCCCCCGCAAGATCTCTGGCCCAGCTTTCCCATCTGAAACTCAACGAAGAAGTTATCCACCTTTATGATTTGACCTTCATCGTGTTTTACGATCCCTTCATCGTAGCCGCTTGAAGACCACTCCAATCATTTGAGCTGAGTAGACCTAAACGTAGGTGTGAGGTCTTCAGCTTCGGAAGTCAGTTTATGGAATGTACTGAATAACGAGCGATTTCGTCTTAATCCCTCGGACACTTCCGGTTCTATTTGTGTGTTTGCTTTGAATGCAGACAAATATAAACAGTACAATACGTTCATACATACCTGATGATTTTAAAACAAAAGTGAATATCTGATTGAATTGCAAGTTTGTTATGTGTAACAGTAGTACAAGAATTATGCTTAAGTACATTGGAAAATACTGGTTTTTAAATAGGCAAAAAGGCATTTCCTATTATTCGTAGAATATACTTATATCTGGTCATGTTATCTTTTATATTAAAAGGACTTAAGATAGATAGACACCAGTGTTTTCGAAACCAAagttaagattattattttaatattctgcCACTTTGCATTGCAATTAAATTGTATAATACAACAGCTTATTTGAACCATGTTATTATaaagtgtttatttttatattttactccATAACTTATTAACGTAACATTAACATATGTAGGCacaaattttatttgaattgtgtATTGAAAATTCTATTTGATGCATATTGGTAAATACTTTACGTGAGAGGAATGTGAAAGTAGAATAGATCTTTTTTCTTAtccgaaaaaaataaatatttatttttctaataaaatctTTCATTCTATCCTGTGGAATATAGAATATCAGATAAGTCTTGGGAGGTTACACTCCTAATTTGAGATAGAACCTATTGTGAATCTCCCAGTCTCTTAATAATAATGCATCTGCCCTTTTTCTATAGCAGTAAAATAGAAACTTTCATCGATGATTAAttcttatattatataaatgatttcAGGACtggctattaaagatatatatatatatatatatatatatatatatatatatatatatatatatatatatatatatatatatatataatatcatcattaccagctgttactagtccactgcagaacaaaggcctcagacatgtccttccactcccgcctgtttatggtctttccatgccacgaactttcttagttcgtctagccatcgtcttctctaccttcccttgcttcttttacaatatatatatatatatatatatatatatatatatatatatatatatatatatatatatatatatatatatatacacacacatatatatatatatatatatatatatatatatatatatatatatatatatatatataaacgtaattcAAATGAGTTAATAAAATAATCTGAGGTAGTTGGTAATTAAAATTTCTAATTTTCCTATAACGTTAATCATTAATTGTGGGTCACTACCCATGAGGTTGAGGAGGGAAAGCAAATCGCTTCAACACACGTATTCCTTTATTACAAAATGTGGCTCGTGATTGCATATAAAGATTcaaggcgtctggtttcagttccactttcatcagaatagatgctcaccagaacgtcagctgggcaagcgtAATCCCCCAATCcctaactgtggtgcccaaccacagcagtgccctcccaagtaaacagcataaactcacggtcccgggcgggcgAATGCTGCTAGCCAGGTTTCAATGTTTTTGATAGTTTTCAAAGTGGCTTATAGAGATGAATATGAAAATGAGCCTAattatatcataaattatataataGGATAGTTTTCTTAAAGCAGTTGCGAGATTCTTTTCAGTTTATTCTGGCATCGAATCAGGTATAGGCCTATTCATTCATTCTCTGATGCTTTGTCCATCCGCCTTGAATTGGCATGTTCACTTGTCTTGATTCGCGTAAAAATTTGGTTTGTTCATTATTTTTGTGTGAGACTGGTCATGGGTGTGATAATTGATACTTATTGTGTGGAACTGGAGAAATCAGATAGTACGCATTTTTGGTCCATGAGTTCAAGGAGGAAGTTTGGATATTAGACGCTGCTCAAGTAGC includes:
- the LOC137630228 gene encoding protein extra-macrochaetae-like; translation: MKAQRCVSPLQAVMGVLEGKITKHEAKAEATQVLMYLDRLQQLVPECPKDRPISRLELIQAVIDYICDLEDKLALPLDVQEDNEIGDDSVFEDNADGSKP